The Synechococcales cyanobacterium T60_A2020_003 genome has a segment encoding these proteins:
- a CDS encoding cation-translocating P-type ATPase, which translates to MEYWHQLEIEDVLHNLKTTPETGLSEQDVENRLKDYGPNELNERPPKSPWLMLWEQFTSTTIIVLIVAALVTALLGNADDTIAILAIVIFNALIGFSQEYKAGKEFAALKKMAVPQARVWRDKEWHQVPARQLVPGDIIQLEDGDQVPADARLIECKNLCTQESAFTGESESVEKSTESGAVGDIPLGDRRNMVFMGTVVTYGRAKGIVTATGMHTELGKIADSMQSVEQEKTPLQRRLDQVGKRLAIAALLLVTVIFALGLLRGEPLEQMFLTAVSLAVAVIPEGLPAVVTIALALGARRMLKRRALIRKLPAVETLGSVTTICSDKTGTLTENRMTVTILSLAGERVDLRESFAQITSRLDGNKSIFKPGSGTPLPISMALTMAGGALCNNALVPDEVEIAESSSNNAIGDPTEIALVVAADRLGLEKEELEDLLPRVAEAPFDSDRKMMTTAHRIARSNGQWDCQNDSSTLLPYPDDFPNTPFIAFTKGAVDSLVSICSKVWNRDHLEPLDAGWETQIRDRNDRLASRGTRVLGIAFRPLEAPPLEGKEIEMEQDLIFVGLIGMLDPARPEAKDAVETCINAGIRPVMITGDHPLMAHHIAKELGIATDDAYLTGQQLNEFSIHELEDQVESVSVYARVSPQQKLKIVEALKNRGHIVSMTGDGVNDAPALSKADIGVAMGITGTDVAKEAADMVLLNDNFATIVAAVEEGRVIYDNIRKFIRYTLTGNTSGVVIMVLAPFVAMPLPLLPIQILWINLLADGLLALALSVEPAEDNVMQRPPYPPNESIFSRGVGRDILWVGTLLGLALLVMGYVTWRHHWEDWQVMIFAALAFSRMWMAMAMRSERQLVFHRGIFSNRPMLLAVLITFTLQMAVIYVPQLQKFFATKSLSWTEMGICLAISTVGFWAVEIQKLFLRDRPKALGNRR; encoded by the coding sequence ATGGAGTATTGGCACCAGTTAGAAATCGAAGATGTGCTGCACAACCTGAAAACGACTCCAGAAACGGGATTGTCTGAACAAGATGTTGAAAATCGTTTGAAGGACTATGGCCCCAATGAACTCAACGAACGCCCGCCGAAAAGTCCCTGGTTGATGCTATGGGAGCAGTTCACGTCTACCACAATCATCGTCTTGATCGTTGCAGCGCTTGTGACGGCGTTGCTCGGTAACGCAGACGACACGATCGCCATTCTGGCGATTGTGATTTTTAATGCGCTGATTGGCTTCAGCCAAGAGTACAAGGCTGGAAAAGAATTTGCAGCCCTCAAGAAAATGGCTGTTCCTCAAGCGCGAGTTTGGCGGGATAAAGAGTGGCATCAAGTGCCAGCACGCCAACTCGTTCCCGGAGACATCATCCAGCTCGAAGATGGGGATCAGGTTCCTGCCGACGCGCGATTGATTGAATGTAAAAATCTCTGCACCCAAGAATCAGCCTTTACCGGGGAATCGGAATCGGTGGAGAAAAGCACGGAATCGGGAGCAGTTGGCGATATTCCGCTGGGTGATCGCCGCAACATGGTATTTATGGGCACGGTGGTCACCTACGGTCGCGCTAAAGGGATTGTCACCGCCACCGGAATGCATACTGAGTTGGGCAAAATTGCCGACTCTATGCAGAGTGTGGAGCAGGAAAAAACCCCCCTCCAGCGTCGTTTGGATCAAGTAGGAAAACGACTGGCGATCGCAGCTTTGTTACTCGTTACCGTAATTTTTGCGCTGGGTCTACTGCGGGGTGAACCACTAGAGCAAATGTTTTTAACGGCGGTGAGTCTTGCCGTTGCCGTTATTCCGGAAGGCTTACCCGCTGTTGTCACCATTGCCCTGGCTCTGGGCGCACGCCGCATGTTGAAACGACGCGCATTAATCCGCAAACTGCCAGCCGTAGAAACCCTAGGATCGGTTACCACTATTTGTTCAGACAAAACAGGAACCCTCACCGAAAACCGAATGACCGTCACGATTCTATCCCTGGCTGGAGAGCGGGTGGATCTCCGGGAATCCTTCGCCCAAATTACATCACGATTGGATGGAAATAAGTCTATCTTTAAGCCCGGTTCCGGTACGCCTCTCCCAATTTCGATGGCGCTTACGATGGCAGGCGGTGCCCTCTGCAATAACGCCCTCGTTCCGGATGAAGTGGAAATAGCAGAGTCCTCTTCGAATAATGCGATTGGCGATCCGACAGAAATTGCCCTCGTCGTTGCTGCCGATCGCCTAGGGTTGGAAAAAGAGGAACTTGAAGACCTGTTACCCCGTGTGGCTGAAGCTCCCTTTGACTCCGATCGTAAAATGATGACAACAGCACACCGCATCGCCCGCAGCAACGGACAGTGGGACTGCCAAAACGACTCGTCTACGCTCTTGCCGTATCCCGATGATTTTCCAAATACTCCCTTTATCGCCTTTACCAAGGGAGCCGTAGATAGTCTGGTTTCTATTTGCAGCAAAGTCTGGAATCGGGATCATTTAGAACCGCTAGATGCTGGTTGGGAAACTCAAATTCGCGATCGCAACGATCGCCTTGCAAGCCGAGGAACGCGTGTTTTGGGCATTGCCTTTCGCCCCCTTGAGGCACCTCCGCTAGAGGGGAAAGAGATAGAGATGGAGCAAGATTTAATCTTTGTTGGACTGATCGGCATGCTCGATCCCGCCCGCCCAGAGGCCAAAGATGCCGTTGAAACTTGTATCAATGCAGGTATTCGCCCCGTGATGATTACAGGGGATCATCCCCTGATGGCGCATCACATTGCTAAAGAACTGGGCATTGCTACGGATGACGCCTATCTCACCGGACAACAGCTTAATGAGTTTTCGATCCATGAGCTTGAAGATCAAGTAGAGTCGGTTTCCGTCTATGCGCGAGTCTCTCCGCAACAAAAGCTCAAGATTGTCGAAGCTCTCAAAAATAGAGGACACATCGTCTCCATGACCGGAGATGGTGTCAATGATGCACCTGCACTCAGCAAGGCAGATATTGGTGTGGCAATGGGAATTACGGGCACCGATGTTGCCAAAGAGGCTGCCGATATGGTGCTGCTCAACGACAACTTTGCCACCATTGTGGCGGCGGTTGAGGAGGGGCGCGTCATTTATGACAATATCCGTAAGTTTATTCGCTATACCCTCACTGGAAATACAAGCGGTGTTGTCATTATGGTGCTGGCTCCGTTTGTTGCGATGCCGTTGCCGTTGCTGCCCATTCAAATTCTATGGATAAACCTACTGGCCGATGGGTTACTCGCGCTAGCGCTCAGTGTTGAACCTGCAGAAGATAACGTCATGCAGCGTCCTCCCTATCCGCCGAATGAAAGTATTTTCAGCCGAGGCGTGGGTCGCGATATTTTGTGGGTTGGGACGCTGCTAGGCTTAGCACTGCTGGTGATGGGCTATGTGACCTGGCGGCATCATTGGGAGGATTGGCAGGTGATGATCTTCGCAGCGCTGGCCTTTTCGCGGATGTGGATGGCAATGGCTATGCGATCAGAACGACAGTTGGTTTTTCATCGAGGTATTTTTTCAAATAGACCCATGCTGCTAGCGGTTTTGATTACCTTTACGTTGCAAATGGCGGTGATCTACGTGCCTCAACTCCAGAAGTTTTTTGCGACGAAATCGCTCTCATGGACAGAGATGGGAATTTGTTTGGCTATTAGTACGGTGGGGTTTTGGGCGGTCGAGATTCAGAAGCTGTTTCTGCGCGATCGCCCAAAGGCTTTGGGAAATCGTCGCTAG